The stretch of DNA ATTGACTATAGTACGTTTATTCATGACCAAGAAGCCGTCAGAGACCATGCCGATTTCCGAGTTCAAAGCCACCTGTCTCGCGGTTCTGGACCGGGTCCACCGGACCGGGACGCCGATCATCGTCACTCGCCGGGGCCAGCCGATCGCCGAGGTGGTTCCGCCGTCGATGGCCAGCACAGCCAATGGGTGGCTGGGAGCCATGCGGGGCTCCGCCGTCATTGTCGGTGATCTCGTCGCCCCCGCGGGCGCTCCTACCGACTGGGAGGTCTTGGGCTCGTGAAGCTGCTGCTCGACACCCACATCTGGCTCTGGGCCCTCCTGGAGCCGGAGCGGCTCACGCCCGCGGTTCGGACCGCGCTCGAGTCGGCTGACAATGAACTCTGGCTCTCACCGATCAGCGTCTGGGAGGCGTTGGTGCTGGCGGAACGGGGCCGGCTCGCGCCGAGCCTGCCGGCGGCGGAGTGGATCCAGCAAATGGTCCGGGCCATTCCGCGCCGGGAGGCTCCGCTCACCCACGACATTGCGGTGGCCAGCCGGCAGCTGACCCTGTCTCATCAGGACCCGGCCGATCGGTTCCTGGCCGCCACCGCCAA from Gemmatimonadota bacterium encodes:
- a CDS encoding type II toxin-antitoxin system VapC family toxin, with protein sequence MGGLGLVKLLLDTHIWLWALLEPERLTPAVRTALESADNELWLSPISVWEALVLAERGRLAPSLPAAEWIQQMVRAIPRREAPLTHDIAVASRQLTLSHQDPADRFLAATAKVLGLTLVTSDDRLLKSEEFAVLANR
- a CDS encoding type II toxin-antitoxin system Phd/YefM family antitoxin translates to MTKKPSETMPISEFKATCLAVLDRVHRTGTPIIVTRRGQPIAEVVPPSMASTANGWLGAMRGSAVIVGDLVAPAGAPTDWEVLGS